CAATGAGCTGATGGTCGAATTCCACGACGAGCGAGTGACCCGATCCACGCTCCAGGCTGTGGCTCGCTATGACGTCCGCAAATACCCTGGGCGGATTCTCAACTTCGTGGCGTCAAATCGGTATGTCGCTCAAACGGTGACGGACACCCGACATGTTTGGACAGAGTTTGGCGGCGAAGGAAGCAAGATGGTGCAGATTGCAGCCATCAATTCAGGGCAGCTCCTCGTCACACCACATGTTGAGGAAGTGACAAAACATCTCCTCTCTTTCCTTGGCGAGGATACTCAAAACAAACCAAATCCTTTAGCCGAAGCAATTTAGGTGTGTACTTCCAATCTCCTCTGATGAAAGTGAGGCAAGTGGGTGATGCGATTTGGACGCCTTCTCCGCTTTGTCGCGCAGCGGTCGAGATCCATGGCCTGGATCATGGTCTCTGTCGGTATGCTGTCCGGGTTCTTGAGTGCTGGAGTCTTGGCGCTCATCAATCATGTACTTCATCATCCCTCTGATCATTCTCTCCTTTTCGTACTGGGGTTTGTTGGCCTTGTTGCCGGCAAGATCATAGCGAGCGTTGTGTCCCAAATACTGCTCGTCCGATTCGCGCAGGACACCATCTTGGACCTTTCGCTGTCGCTCTGCGCGAAGATCGTGCGGGCACCGTTGCGTCGTTCCGAGGAACGAGGGCCTGCCAATATTCTTGTCACATTGACGGATGACGTCAGTTGGGTGACCTGGTCTATCCAATGCTTTCCGAGTTTCCTCATGAATCTTGCTCTGGTGTTGGGATGCGGGATCTTCCTTGCCTGGTTGTCCTGGAGTGTATTTCTCGGGGTGGCCGGAGTCGCCATCATCAGTCTCCTCGGACATCAGTGGTTACACACCAGTACCCGCAGGATCATTGAAGCAGCTCGAGAGGCCAGAGCCGAACTGTTTCAACGTTTTCGCGCTCTTACTGATGGCTTGAAGGAACTGATGATGAATCAGGCACGGCGGAATGAGTTTATTAATCAGGAAGTGCGAGGAGCGGCAGAGTACTATCGAGAAACCAATCTGAAAGAGAGGCGAATCCGAGCTCTCCTCGGAGTCTGGACCCAGGTTTCGTTCTACTTCCTCATAGGTTATCTCATATTTCTATTCCCATCGTTCGAGACTAATTCTCCTGAGGCCCTGACAGGCTACATCGTGGCCGTTCTCTATGTGATGGGTCCTATCTCGAGCGTCCTTGACATAGCACCCACTCTCGAGAGAGGCCAAGTGGCCTTGGAAAATATCGAACGCCTGGGTATCTCACTGGATGGTGATCTCAACAACCTCCAGGCGACGAACATAGTCGATCAAAATCCTGGAATCCCTCCCATCGTGCAATGGAACGACGTCGAGTTTTCTTACCCCAAGAGCGATGGCGCCGAAACACCCTTCAAGCTCGGTCCGATCAGTTTTGAGCTGTCCCCTGGTGAATTGGTGTTCGTCATTGGAGGGAATGGAAGTGGGAAATCAACGCTTGTGAAAGTGCTTGCTGGATTGTATCAGCCGTCGAGGGGAGACATAAAATTGGGCGGTACGATAATCACCGACGACAATCGGGAATGGTACCGTGAGCACTTCTCGATTATATTCTCGGACTTCTACCTCTTCAAAAAGCTTCTCGGTCACTCTGATACTCAGGTAGAGAAGCTCATGTCCCATTACTTGCAATTGCTGCATTTGGATCAGAAAGTCACCGTATCCGATCGCACCTTTTCGACCCTCGACCTTTCACAGGGGCAACGAAAGCGGTTGGCCCTGGTATCGGCTTATCTGGAGGATCGCTCGATCTACGTGTTTGACGAGTGGGCGGCGGATCAAGATCCGCAGTACAAGGAAGTCTTTTACAAGACGTTGCTTCCTGACCTGCGCTCGCGAGGGAAAACGGTGATCGTTATTACTCATGACGATCGGTATTTCCATCTTGGAAACCAGGTCATCAAGTTGGAAGACGGTAAAGTCGTGGAGCATGTGAGGACTGATGGAGGGAAGATTCGATCGCATGGCTGAGGACACGCTATCGGATATCTCTCTTCAGGGACACGAGCCGCGTGCCTTCTCCGATGGAGGGTAACGAACTGCAGTGTGATCAGCTGCACGTCATGGCTGACCTGCTGAAGTTTAAAGGTCTCAGACTTATTGTTCGACAGTCTGCTAACGTATGACCGGCTCCAAGATCATTTCCGCCTTCATTGAGTTGGAAATAAGACAATTGCGTTCTGCTTTCTCGATCAATTCCTTCGCTTTGGCTGCATCACCGCCAAGCTTCAAGGTAATGGAAGGCCGGATAGTGATCGCTGTGAATTGGAATTTTCCCTCCACTAACTCCAGCTGTCCTTCCGCCGTACTCTCGTATGAGGAAAAGGCAAGGCCGGCTCGTTCCGCGACGGCGAGAAACGTCGTCATCAAACAGACGTTGGCGGACGCGACGAAGAGGTCTTCGGGAGACCAGATGTTCTCATGCCCCTTGAATTCCGGCGGGGTCGCCACCTCCACATCTGGTTTCCCTGCGCACGAGATCATGCCCTTGCGCTGTTCCGTCCACTTCACCGAGGTCTGATACAGATAGGCCTTACTTTTTGATTCCATTCGTCCTCCTTTTTGTCTCGCTATCAGCTCACACCCGTCAGCTTCTTCATGGCTTTGATATAGGCCCGCCCTTGCTCCTGTCGTTCCATCAATCGAACCATTACCGACACTGTGTCGCCGACTTCATTGATCAAATCTTCTCTTGTCACCTTCATGCATGGTCTTCATGGTGTTCGAACAAGCAGTGTAATTCACACCGTAAGCTTGCCGGAGTTCAGTCAGCTCCGCAGCTGAAGAGCGTACCCTTTTTAATGAGAAGTGGAAGCCCAGCCCCATGCACGACCAGCTCGACCGTGAGACTCTGCGGCGAAAACTCCTGATAGAGATTCTTGATGTTATTGAGCACACCACGTTGGACTTTTTCATCACCAAAATTCAGATGTAGCACGACACGATGCGGCCGACCGATTTCAGGCGGCACGTCCTCGCCTGCCCCCCACGTTGATTGGCTGAGCATCATGAATAAAGGGCACACGAAGGAGACCACCAGCCATCTCAACGTCCGAGGGCGCCTCGTCACTGGCTCATACCTCCGTTATTCCGCTCCCACCATCTTGTTCACCCAATCGCCGATCACATGTGTCAGCACAATGACGCACAGGGCAATGAAGAGATGCTCACCGATGACCCTCCAGGGAGCAATCCCTTGTGCTCGAGCGACGAAAAAGCTGAGAACTGTGAGTAAGAATAGTCCCCAAACGACGCTGATGACAATCGCTTGCTCCAACGGACCAACGATGACGGGAACTACAAACGTGACGGACACCAGAAACTTCGCGGCGAATGTGGCAAGCGTAGCTTCCCAAATCTGCTTGGTCGGGCCGGTATTCTTGGACTCTTCGGATACATGAATACCCAGCGCATCCGATAAGG
This portion of the Nitrospira sp. genome encodes:
- a CDS encoding OsmC family protein, with product MESKSKAYLYQTSVKWTEQRKGMISCAGKPDVEVATPPEFKGHENIWSPEDLFVASANVCLMTTFLAVAERAGLAFSSYESTAEGQLELVEGKFQFTAITIRPSITLKLGGDAAKAKELIEKAERNCLISNSMKAEMILEPVIR
- a CDS encoding cyclic peptide export ABC transporter, with protein sequence MRFGRLLRFVAQRSRSMAWIMVSVGMLSGFLSAGVLALINHVLHHPSDHSLLFVLGFVGLVAGKIIASVVSQILLVRFAQDTILDLSLSLCAKIVRAPLRRSEERGPANILVTLTDDVSWVTWSIQCFPSFLMNLALVLGCGIFLAWLSWSVFLGVAGVAIISLLGHQWLHTSTRRIIEAAREARAELFQRFRALTDGLKELMMNQARRNEFINQEVRGAAEYYRETNLKERRIRALLGVWTQVSFYFLIGYLIFLFPSFETNSPEALTGYIVAVLYVMGPISSVLDIAPTLERGQVALENIERLGISLDGDLNNLQATNIVDQNPGIPPIVQWNDVEFSYPKSDGAETPFKLGPISFELSPGELVFVIGGNGSGKSTLVKVLAGLYQPSRGDIKLGGTIITDDNREWYREHFSIIFSDFYLFKKLLGHSDTQVEKLMSHYLQLLHLDQKVTVSDRTFSTLDLSQGQRKRLALVSAYLEDRSIYVFDEWAADQDPQYKEVFYKTLLPDLRSRGKTVIVITHDDRYFHLGNQVIKLEDGKVVEHVRTDGGKIRSHG